Proteins from a single region of Gemmatimonadota bacterium:
- the dnaX gene encoding DNA polymerase III subunit gamma/tau, translating to MSYTVMARKRRPQAFETVVAQSHVTTTLQNAIRLGRVAQSYLFSGPRGTGKTTTARLLAMALNCEQGPTAEPCGECASCVAIRQGNSMDVLEIDGASNRGIDEIRQLREEVGYAASQGKRKVYIIDEVHMLTTEAFNALLKTLEEPPAHVVFVFATTEAHKVPETILSRCQRYNFRRIPPVAIVEELKMAVDEEGVTAEESALFLIARKADGGMRDALSLLDQVIAFSDADITEDAIQNLLGLIPRDVYFDLTQAIVDRDGARALEIVDELAREGSDLGEFVAGLMAHFRHLLVACAAGDLTDENLPEADRVQYAEVAAQFEEADLVRMLNAVSELETQISRVTEPRFWLELTVMKLVQMTSSVDLQVLIGRLEQLERGLKSQGKVTGTRRPLSSPRPAPQQKATSSGPDTRVRGEKLPPRPTASKSSPPQQRDNGRPVAEQPREEIPPVPDVSSEEPPDFSVIKDKWEQLVQAVKNERMSLGTFLAEGRPQSMDGRHLVVAFQKNLEFHANQVRRGRAQVEEVARGVFGGTVTISCEVVYEDNKEQIAEEKRAEEDERVQMVMQVFSGEVIR from the coding sequence ATGTCTTACACGGTAATGGCCCGAAAGCGGAGGCCACAGGCATTTGAAACAGTGGTTGCACAAAGCCATGTGACCACCACATTGCAAAACGCCATTCGGCTGGGGCGCGTGGCGCAGTCTTACCTGTTTTCCGGGCCGCGAGGAACGGGTAAGACCACTACGGCGCGATTGCTCGCCATGGCACTCAATTGCGAGCAGGGGCCAACGGCTGAACCGTGTGGGGAATGTGCTTCGTGTGTTGCCATACGCCAGGGCAACAGCATGGATGTGTTGGAGATTGACGGGGCTTCGAACCGCGGGATTGATGAAATCAGGCAATTGCGCGAAGAGGTGGGGTATGCGGCTTCGCAAGGCAAACGCAAGGTTTATATCATCGACGAAGTACACATGCTCACGACTGAGGCTTTTAATGCGTTGCTCAAAACACTCGAAGAACCGCCAGCGCATGTTGTTTTTGTATTTGCAACGACCGAAGCTCACAAAGTGCCTGAAACCATTTTGTCTCGGTGCCAGCGCTACAATTTTCGGCGCATTCCGCCCGTGGCAATTGTGGAAGAGCTCAAAATGGCTGTAGATGAAGAAGGCGTGACAGCAGAAGAATCCGCTCTGTTTTTGATCGCGCGAAAAGCCGATGGAGGCATGCGCGATGCCCTGAGTTTGCTGGATCAGGTCATTGCATTCTCAGATGCTGATATTACGGAAGATGCCATACAAAATTTACTGGGTTTGATTCCTCGAGATGTGTATTTTGACCTGACGCAGGCCATTGTGGATCGGGATGGTGCCCGCGCTTTGGAGATTGTTGACGAACTGGCACGCGAAGGCAGTGATCTGGGTGAATTTGTGGCGGGGCTGATGGCGCATTTTCGACATTTGCTCGTTGCCTGTGCTGCGGGAGATTTAACAGATGAGAATTTGCCAGAAGCTGACCGCGTGCAGTATGCAGAGGTCGCCGCGCAATTCGAAGAGGCGGATCTCGTGCGCATGCTCAACGCTGTGAGTGAACTCGAAACGCAGATTAGTCGGGTGACCGAGCCGCGATTCTGGCTCGAATTGACGGTTATGAAGCTGGTGCAGATGACGTCAAGTGTAGATTTGCAGGTTTTGATTGGTCGATTAGAACAACTCGAGCGGGGGTTAAAAAGCCAGGGGAAGGTTACTGGAACGCGGCGGCCTTTGTCCAGCCCTCGACCTGCACCACAGCAGAAAGCGACATCATCCGGACCAGACACGCGCGTTAGGGGAGAGAAGTTACCACCGCGGCCAACGGCTTCCAAATCTTCACCCCCGCAACAGAGGGACAATGGTCGGCCCGTGGCAGAACAGCCACGAGAAGAAATACCGCCAGTGCCAGATGTATCCTCAGAAGAGCCGCCAGACTTTTCTGTTATTAAAGATAAGTGGGAACAACTTGTACAGGCGGTGAAGAACGAGAGAATGTCGTTGGGCACATTTTTGGCCGAAGGTCGCCCACAATCAATGGATGGGCGACATCTGGTGGTGGCTTTTCAAAAGAACCTCGAATTTCACGCCAATCAGGTGCGACGCGGACGCGCTCAGGTGGAAGAAGTTGCACGCGGTGTTTTTGGCGGTACAGTCACCATTTCGTGTGAGGTTGTTTACGAGGATAATAAAGAGCAAATAGCTGAAGAGAAGCGTGCAGAAGAAGATGAGCGCGTGCAGATGGTGATGCAGGTGTTTAGTGGGGAAGTGATCAGGTAG